In one window of Megalops cyprinoides isolate fMegCyp1 chromosome 24, fMegCyp1.pri, whole genome shotgun sequence DNA:
- the tmub1 gene encoding transmembrane and ubiquitin-like domain-containing protein 1, translating into MALIEGVGDEVTLLFGVVFLALVLVLAWASTHTTDRSEHLFAPTPAPAPTHRTAPSQESASPDPHPPESPPAAGSQGEEGKSEPPREVREEGPAAPVGEEGGGASAERGLGSDGLRHRVPAGTTQATPGPSDPPPASAASATPPASDDAQRNMVLRLKFLNDTERVAQVKPEDTIGYIKRTYFAGQEHQVRLIYQGQLLRDDAQTLASLNLADNCVLHCHISQHATPQVPAGARAADQVHVALNVGSLMVPLFVLMLSVLWYFQIQYRQFFTAPATASLVGITIFFSFVAFGVYRR; encoded by the exons ATGGCTCTGATCGAGGGCGTGGGGGACGAGGTGACCCTGCTCTTCGGGGTGGTGTTCCTGgcgctggtgctggtgctggcgTGGGCCTCCACCCACACGACCGACCGCTCCGAGCACCTCTTCGCCCCCACCCCGGCCCCCGCCCCCACGCACAGGACCGCCCCCTCCCAGGAAAGCGCCAGCCCCGATCCACACCCCCCTGAGAGCCCCCCGGCTGCAGGGAGCCAGGGGGAGGAGGGCAAGAGCGAGCCCCCCAGGGAGGTGAGGGAGGAAGGGCCAGCCGCCCCggtgggggaggaagggggcggagcctcAGCAGAAAGGGGGCTGGGCTCGGACGGCCTGCGGCACAGGGTACCCGCCGGCACCACCCAGGCCACCCCCGGCCCCTCTGACCCACCCCCGGCCAGCGCCGCAAGTGCCACCCCGCCTGCCTCGGACGACGCCCAGAGGAACATGGTCCTCCGTCTCAAGTTCCTCAACGACACAGAGAGAGTGGCCCAGGTCAAGCCCGAGGACACCATTGGCTACATCAAAAG GACGTACTTTGCGGGGCAGGAGCACCAGGTACGCCTGATCTACCAGGGCCAGCTCCTGCGGGACGACGCCCAGACCCTGGCGTCGCTCAACCTGGCGGACAACTGCGTCCTGCACTGCCACATCTCGCAGCACGCCACGCCCCAGGTGCCGGCGGGGGCGCGGGCGGCCGACCAGGTGCACGTGGCGCTCAACGTGGGCAGCCTGATGGTGCCACTGTTCGTGCTCATGCTGTCGGTGCTGTGGTACTTTCAGATCCAGTACCGGCAGTTCTTCACCGCCCCGGCCACCGCCTCGCTGGTCGGCATCACCATCTTCTTCAGCTTTGTGGCGTTCGGCGTCTACCGCCGATaa